A stretch of Dethiosulfovibrio salsuginis DNA encodes these proteins:
- the arcC gene encoding carbamate kinase, which translates to MSKRVVVALGGNAILQRGQKGTEQDQRTSVASTVAQIVKMIDAGYEVVLTHGNGPQVGAILIQQEAGKDKVPAMPMDVCGAESQGFIGYLFVQEFKKALIAHGIAKEPLCLVTQVEVSSEDPAFANPTKPVGPFYDEATAKARMESSGESWVEDSGRGWRRVVPSPKPINIVERQAIQELADRGYVVVASGGGGIPVVKEADGSYRGVEAVIDKDLAGELLAQQVKADLFMILTDVPKVALNYGKPEEKWLGKVDLDEMKGYQAEGHFKAGSMGPKVAAAMAFVENGGSRAIIASLDQALEALEGTEGTQIVK; encoded by the coding sequence ATGAGCAAGAGAGTCGTAGTAGCCCTAGGAGGCAACGCCATACTTCAAAGAGGCCAGAAGGGAACGGAGCAGGACCAGAGGACCAGCGTCGCAAGCACAGTAGCCCAGATAGTGAAGATGATAGACGCTGGTTACGAGGTGGTCTTGACCCACGGCAACGGCCCCCAGGTAGGAGCTATCCTGATCCAGCAGGAGGCGGGCAAGGACAAGGTCCCCGCCATGCCGATGGACGTGTGTGGCGCCGAGAGCCAGGGCTTCATAGGATATCTTTTCGTTCAGGAGTTTAAAAAGGCCCTCATAGCCCACGGAATAGCCAAAGAGCCCCTCTGCCTGGTGACCCAGGTCGAGGTTTCCTCGGAGGATCCGGCCTTCGCCAACCCCACCAAGCCAGTGGGCCCCTTCTACGACGAGGCGACCGCCAAGGCCAGGATGGAGTCCTCCGGTGAGAGCTGGGTCGAGGACTCTGGCAGGGGCTGGAGGCGTGTCGTTCCCTCTCCCAAGCCTATCAACATAGTGGAGCGTCAGGCGATTCAGGAGCTCGCTGACCGTGGCTACGTGGTCGTGGCCTCCGGTGGCGGCGGTATCCCTGTTGTCAAAGAGGCCGACGGAAGCTACAGAGGGGTCGAGGCGGTAATAGACAAGGACCTGGCCGGAGAGCTTCTGGCCCAACAGGTGAAGGCCGACCTTTTCATGATCCTTACCGACGTTCCGAAGGTCGCACTGAACTACGGCAAGCCCGAGGAGAAGTGGCTGGGCAAGGTGGATCTGGACGAGATGAAGGGCTACCAGGCGGAGGGTCACTTCAAGGCCGGTTCCATGGGGCCCAAGGTCGCAGCGGCCATGGCCTTTGTCGAGAACGGCGGATCCCGGGCGATCATAGCTAGCCTGGACCAGGCTCTTGAGGCCCTTGAGGGCACCGAGGGAACCCAGATAGTAAAGTAG
- a CDS encoding ABC transporter permease codes for MMVITGLIAGALQMSTPLLLGGLAEVYAERTGVMVIAIEGIFLLGAWSGFVVAYSSGSILLGLVAAMAVGVAVAAVYGLFTVRLKQHQIVTGTALNILAAGLGIYLYRVIFGVPLLPLTLEPIRPMAIPLLSSIPVLGKALFTQSPLTYLAWALIPLGYWVLYKTQLGLILRSTGENPEAVEAAGIDVDKVRFRTLLVAGAVDGLAGAFYSLAFLGMYTNDIIGGRGWIAFAICFLGNWNPMGVFVGAMVFGLADAVAIQLQTSGITLVPNEFLIAIPYILTIVATVARSNFNVPATLGVPYEKERR; via the coding sequence ATGATGGTCATCACCGGGCTTATAGCCGGAGCCTTACAGATGAGCACGCCGCTGCTCCTCGGCGGACTGGCGGAGGTCTACGCCGAACGGACCGGGGTGATGGTCATAGCTATAGAGGGGATCTTCCTGCTGGGGGCCTGGAGCGGTTTCGTGGTGGCCTACTCAAGCGGAAGTATCCTCCTGGGCCTTGTCGCCGCCATGGCGGTCGGGGTCGCAGTTGCGGCGGTCTACGGCCTTTTCACCGTCAGGCTGAAGCAACACCAGATAGTCACAGGGACGGCGCTGAACATCCTCGCGGCGGGGCTTGGCATATACCTCTACAGGGTGATCTTCGGAGTTCCCCTCCTGCCTCTGACTTTGGAGCCCATAAGGCCCATGGCCATTCCCCTGCTGTCCTCCATACCGGTGCTGGGCAAGGCTCTGTTCACCCAAAGCCCTCTGACCTACCTCGCCTGGGCTTTGATACCTCTGGGGTACTGGGTTCTCTATAAAACTCAGCTCGGCCTGATCCTCCGCTCCACCGGCGAGAACCCCGAGGCGGTTGAGGCTGCGGGGATCGACGTGGACAAGGTTCGGTTCAGGACACTGCTGGTGGCAGGGGCCGTCGACGGTCTGGCTGGAGCCTTCTACTCCCTGGCCTTTCTGGGGATGTACACCAACGATATTATCGGTGGACGGGGATGGATAGCCTTCGCCATATGTTTCCTGGGCAACTGGAATCCTATGGGGGTCTTCGTGGGAGCCATGGTCTTCGGCCTAGCCGACGCCGTGGCGATCCAGCTTCAGACCTCCGGCATAACCTTGGTCCCGAACGAGTTCCTTATAGCCATACCCTATATCCTGACCATAGTGGCGACGGTGGCCAGGAGCAACTTCAACGTCCCCGCCACGCTGGGCGTCCCTTACGAAAAAGAGCGGCGATAA
- a CDS encoding amidohydrolase family protein, giving the protein MVKDGMIITASGPLFADIALENGKIAALGKKLKGRQELNAQGLMVLPGVVDAHVHLDLPVRGDRSSDDFLSGTGAALAGGVTTVVDFTVGSHETALVEDLESRLETARPAVADYSFHCEVIGWRPGKEEQIAQAVERGITSFKFFTAYGDSGRRSDGGTLFRCFSKIAELGAVAVVHAEDDELIRVLTSELSEEQKGSMRALARTRPDTCEGAAIDQVAFYGEATGASVHVVHVSSGLGASRIDLARRRGVDITGETCPQYLFLTDEVYDRPDGHLYSASPALRSNRDRQALWSLLSSGVLDFVATDHCPFTRAQKTWKGSFSDLPYGLPGVELLLPLVYQGVLKGLIPVEHLPLITSQAPADRYGLTGKGRIVPGYDGDLVIFDPSAKWTVRAEDLHMNVDFSPYEGMEIQGKVLTTISRGEVVFGNGALCCDPGRGRFIPRKPRPTAPQSRGT; this is encoded by the coding sequence GTGGTCAAAGATGGTATGATAATAACCGCTTCAGGGCCGTTATTTGCGGATATAGCCCTGGAAAACGGCAAAATAGCCGCCTTAGGTAAAAAGCTCAAAGGACGGCAGGAGCTGAACGCTCAAGGGCTTATGGTTCTCCCTGGCGTCGTCGACGCCCACGTCCACCTTGATCTCCCGGTCCGGGGGGATCGCTCCAGCGACGACTTTTTATCCGGTACCGGTGCGGCCCTGGCCGGAGGGGTTACCACGGTGGTGGACTTCACAGTAGGAAGCCACGAAACCGCACTGGTTGAGGACCTAGAGTCTCGCCTGGAGACCGCCCGTCCCGCCGTCGCCGACTACAGCTTCCACTGCGAGGTCATAGGATGGCGTCCCGGCAAAGAGGAGCAGATCGCCCAGGCTGTGGAACGGGGAATCACCAGCTTCAAGTTCTTCACCGCCTACGGCGACTCAGGCAGGAGGTCCGACGGAGGAACCCTGTTCAGGTGCTTCTCGAAGATAGCCGAACTCGGGGCTGTGGCGGTGGTCCACGCCGAGGACGACGAGCTTATAAGGGTACTCACGTCGGAGCTGTCGGAGGAGCAGAAGGGGTCCATGAGGGCCCTAGCCAGGACCAGGCCCGACACCTGCGAGGGGGCCGCCATAGATCAGGTGGCCTTCTACGGCGAGGCCACAGGGGCGTCGGTCCACGTGGTCCACGTCAGCTCTGGCCTTGGGGCGAGCCGTATAGACCTGGCCCGGAGGCGAGGAGTGGATATAACCGGCGAGACCTGTCCACAGTACCTTTTCCTCACCGACGAGGTCTACGACCGGCCCGACGGACACCTTTACTCCGCCAGTCCGGCGCTGAGGTCGAACCGGGACCGTCAGGCCCTCTGGAGCTTACTGAGCTCAGGGGTGCTGGACTTCGTCGCCACAGACCACTGTCCCTTCACCAGGGCCCAGAAGACGTGGAAAGGGTCTTTCTCCGACCTGCCCTACGGCCTCCCAGGGGTCGAGCTTCTGTTGCCGCTGGTATATCAGGGGGTCCTGAAGGGCCTCATACCGGTGGAGCATCTGCCCCTCATAACGTCCCAGGCTCCGGCGGACCGTTACGGTCTGACCGGAAAGGGCAGGATAGTCCCGGGATACGACGGTGACTTAGTCATCTTCGACCCGTCGGCAAAGTGGACGGTGAGGGCGGAGGATCTGCACATGAACGTCGATTTCTCCCCCTACGAGGGCATGGAGATCCAGGGCAAGGTCCTGACCACTATATCCAGAGGAGAGGTGGTCTTCGGGAACGGAGCTCTGTGCTGCGACCCCGGGAGAGGCAGATTTATACCTAGAAAACCGAGACCGACGGCTCCACAGAGCCGAGGCACATAA
- the ade gene encoding adenine deaminase: protein MSDKVNYARLPLHQVSKELVAVAQGTLPADLVVKNARLLNVNTGEIQDKMDVAVKSGHIAYVGDASHTVGEKTTVVDGEGMVLAPGFLDGHIHVESSMITVREYARTVVPHGTTGIFMDPHEIANVLGMEGVKLMVEDGKDVPMNVWATMPSCVPAVPGFEDSGAEFGPAEVAEAMTWDGIAGLGELMNFPGVLMGSDHAHGEIAATLRSGKPVTGHYSMPDLDRGLNGYVASGVSSCHESVSKEDALARMRLGMYAMMREGSAWHDVKETIRSVTESRIDTRFALLVCDDAHPDTLLSLGHLDHIVRRAIEEGLDPIRAIQMVTINTAQYFGKADEIGSISPGKFADMVLLSDLSRVSVHKVIYNGVLVAEKGDMVVPIERSTVPDFAKKSVRLAGPVTKEDLKVVAPEGATSVTARVMEIIEAHVGTYSREIELSVVDGAVPASLDKDVAKIAVFERHKATGTRGLGFVTGFGLKGGAVGSTVAHDAHNLMVVGTNDDDMVLAANALAEAGGGMIAVKDGKVLALLPLPVAGLMSEEPAKTVAASVAALDRAWKDLGCDLHSPFMTMALLPLACLPELRLTNRGLVDTVEFRFTDLFVEK, encoded by the coding sequence AGCGATAAGGTAAATTACGCAAGACTGCCGCTCCATCAGGTGAGCAAGGAGCTTGTAGCCGTGGCACAGGGGACTTTGCCCGCCGATCTGGTGGTGAAAAACGCCCGGCTCCTTAACGTCAACACAGGGGAGATCCAGGACAAGATGGACGTGGCGGTCAAGTCGGGCCATATAGCCTACGTAGGCGACGCCAGCCACACCGTCGGCGAGAAGACCACCGTGGTGGACGGCGAGGGCATGGTTTTAGCTCCGGGATTTCTCGACGGCCATATCCACGTGGAGAGCAGCATGATAACCGTCAGGGAGTACGCCAGGACGGTGGTTCCCCACGGGACGACGGGCATCTTCATGGATCCCCACGAGATAGCCAACGTCCTGGGCATGGAGGGAGTCAAGCTTATGGTCGAGGACGGAAAGGACGTCCCGATGAACGTGTGGGCCACAATGCCATCCTGCGTTCCAGCCGTGCCGGGCTTCGAGGATTCGGGCGCCGAGTTCGGCCCGGCAGAGGTGGCCGAAGCCATGACCTGGGACGGCATCGCCGGTCTCGGGGAGCTAATGAACTTTCCAGGGGTTCTTATGGGAAGCGACCACGCACACGGTGAGATAGCCGCCACGCTGCGCTCCGGCAAGCCCGTCACGGGACACTATTCCATGCCTGACCTGGACAGAGGTCTCAACGGCTACGTGGCCTCGGGGGTCAGTTCCTGCCACGAGTCGGTCAGCAAGGAGGACGCCTTGGCTCGGATGCGCCTTGGGATGTACGCCATGATGAGGGAGGGCTCGGCGTGGCACGACGTTAAAGAGACGATCAGGAGCGTCACCGAGAGCCGTATAGACACCCGTTTCGCCCTTTTGGTCTGCGACGACGCCCACCCTGACACCCTTTTGTCCCTGGGACACCTGGACCACATCGTCCGCCGGGCCATAGAGGAGGGACTGGACCCCATCAGGGCCATCCAGATGGTGACCATAAACACCGCCCAGTATTTCGGCAAGGCCGACGAGATAGGGAGCATCTCCCCTGGGAAGTTCGCCGACATGGTGTTGCTGTCGGACCTGTCCCGGGTTTCGGTCCATAAGGTGATATACAACGGGGTCTTGGTCGCCGAGAAGGGCGATATGGTCGTCCCCATCGAAAGATCCACGGTTCCCGATTTCGCCAAAAAATCCGTCAGGCTGGCTGGCCCAGTCACCAAGGAAGACCTCAAAGTGGTGGCCCCTGAGGGTGCTACCTCCGTCACAGCCAGGGTCATGGAGATAATAGAGGCCCACGTTGGGACCTACTCCCGGGAGATAGAGCTTTCGGTGGTGGACGGCGCCGTCCCGGCATCACTGGATAAGGACGTGGCTAAGATCGCCGTGTTCGAGCGTCACAAGGCCACCGGGACCAGGGGACTGGGCTTCGTGACGGGCTTCGGCCTCAAGGGTGGAGCGGTCGGCTCCACCGTGGCCCACGACGCCCACAACCTGATGGTGGTCGGGACCAACGACGACGACATGGTCCTGGCGGCCAACGCCCTGGCCGAGGCAGGAGGCGGCATGATCGCCGTAAAGGACGGCAAGGTCCTGGCCCTGTTGCCCCTGCCTGTTGCTGGGCTCATGAGCGAGGAGCCGGCCAAGACCGTGGCGGCGTCGGTAGCGGCGCTGGACCGGGCCTGGAAGGACCTGGGGTGCGACCTCCATTCGCCTTTCATGACCATGGCCCTGCTGCCCCTTGCCTGTCTGCCCGAGCTCAGGCTCACCAACAGGGGGCTGGTGGACACGGTGGAGTTCCGTTTCACCGATCTTTTCGTGGAGAAATAG
- a CDS encoding pyridoxamine 5'-phosphate oxidase family protein codes for MLYRPVRRKDREVSDLSWMESVLDRALACHLSLFDGEWPYVIPLTFGYEPGHIYFHSAKEGKKIDIIRSNPKASFCVEVDAVPFPNPKGRSGLLLPYKSVVGYGHVSVVPDDEEDRKRHGLAVLAAHYCRQGVDIPRPRALLDKVAVLDLEIVHMTGKQKGPFIER; via the coding sequence ATGCTGTATCGTCCTGTGAGAAGAAAAGACCGAGAGGTCTCGGACCTGTCCTGGATGGAGTCGGTGCTGGACAGGGCTCTTGCCTGTCACCTGTCCCTTTTCGACGGAGAGTGGCCCTACGTGATTCCCCTGACCTTCGGCTACGAGCCGGGCCATATCTACTTCCACTCCGCTAAGGAGGGCAAGAAGATCGACATAATTCGCTCCAATCCAAAGGCGTCCTTCTGCGTCGAAGTCGACGCGGTGCCCTTCCCCAACCCTAAAGGGAGGAGCGGTCTGCTCCTCCCCTATAAAAGCGTCGTAGGCTACGGCCATGTCTCGGTTGTCCCCGACGACGAAGAGGACCGAAAAAGGCACGGCCTGGCGGTCCTGGCGGCTCACTACTGCCGTCAGGGCGTGGACATCCCTCGGCCCAGAGCCCTGCTGGACAAAGTCGCCGTTTTGGACCTTGAGATAGTCCACATGACGGGCAAGCAGAAAGGGCCTTTTATCGAGAGATAG